The Bartonella krasnovii sequence CCGGTAGCATCATACACTTTGCCAATTCTCTCAATGTTGCGACAAGCGCTTAACTCTTGAAACGATTCATTATAAGTTTTTTAGTCTTTTCTTAAATATTTTATATTTATGCAGCTATCCTCGCTAACGTGTAAGTAAATAGTTGTGCTTGATTTAATATACATGGATTTAAAATAAGAGAATCTTACGATAACTAGGGATCTAATTGTAAGTTGAATAACGCTAGATTATCATGATAAATTAATATGTTATCTAATCTAGTCTGGATGGATAGATAGCTTTTGTGTCTTCAGAAATTCAGTTCTTATTTTATGAGATGCTTTAATAAGGTTTTTGAAGAGTTATTATTTGAAATGAGGTGTTTTTTTCTCATGAGGCATAGACGTTTGGGGAGTAAAAAGTGATACGATCATGTTTGCTAATTTTTGCGCTACGTGTTGTTTACGCATAGGGGGCCATTGTTCAACTTTTTCTTTACTTACGAGATAAACTTGATTTGTATCAGCGCCCATGACGCTTGTACCATCTTGTTGAAGAGAAATATCATTTGCAAGAATGAAATCAGCGCCTTTTTCGATGCATTTTTTTTGCGCATTGGCAATGATATCACATGTTTCAGCAGCAAAACCAATGACCAATGAGGGGCGATTTGGAGCATGTCCAATTGTTGCTAAAATATCGGGATTTTCTACCATATGGAGGGATGGTGGTGTTTTATGACCATCCTTTTTAATTTTATGTAAAGATTGCGTTTGACTGCGCCAGTCACAAACAGCGGCAACAAAAATAGCCCCATCAGCAGGCAATGATTCTTGAACGGCTTGTAACATCTGTTGTGCTGTTTCAACGTGAACAGTTTTTACTTCTTGTGGGTCTACAAGATTAACAGGTCCACAAATAAGTGTTACTTTTGCTCCCAAATGCGCAAGAGCGGTTGCAATGGCATGACCCTGTTTACCCGAAGACCGATTAGCAAGATAACGTACTGGATCAATGGGTTCGTGGGTAGGGCCAGAGGTAACGATGAAATGGCGGCCAGAGAGAGGTTTTTCATGTACATTCAATAGAGCCTCTATGGCAGCGACGATGGTTAAGGGTTCACTCATGCGCCCATAGCCTGTCTCGTCACGTTCAGCCATATTTCCCATTTCTGGTCCGATAATATGGACGCCATCTGTGCGCAATTGTGCAACATTGCGAACAGTGGCTGGATGCGCCCACATAGCTGGATTCATAGCAGGCGCAATTAAAAGTGGACAGCGTGCTGCTAAAAGGACGCAATCGGCGAGATCATCTCCTATACCATGGGCTATTTTTGCAATGCGATTGGCTGTAGCAGGGGCTAAAATAATAAGGTCAGCATCACGAGCTAGTCGGATATGTCCGATATCATGTTCTTCTTCGCGTGAAAATAAATCAGTGTATACAGTACGACCGCTTAAAGCTTCAGCGGCTAAAGGCGTAATAAATTTTTGCGCTGCTTTTGTCATTACGACATTTAAGTGTGCTCCACGTTCCTTTAAACGACGAATGAGATCAAGTGCTTTATAGGCCGCAATACTTCCACCAATAATAAGGAGGAGAGATTTTGATTTCAATGATTGCACTTCAACAGTACTTGCATGAGAGAGGTGCGTGGTGAGAGTGGTGGGATTACTTAAAAGACGGCGCGCTTCTTCTTCCATAGAAATGCCATTTTGCGCGGCACGTATGCGCAAAGCTTCTTTGGTTTTAGGAGAGAGGTTACGAATAGTAATACTGGCCATAAAATACCTCCAAGAAACAAAATGATGTCAATGATTTCATCTTTGGTATTTTTTAGCACATTGAGCAGATTAGAAAAGATGAAAAAGATAAAAAGTGAGACAAACACAACAAAGTGCGATAATGAACAGACTATAACGTCCATAACGATTTCTACGACTTTGTTCAACAGCAAGTTGTTTGAGGGTAGAGGCAGAAAGATTAAATCCCGTTTCTCTGATTTTGTTAAGGTCTTCTTCCATACGTTGGAAATTTTGTATCAATTGTGGAGTTTTGCGAGCCAGCGAAAGGAGAGCTTGTGCTCCTTCACTAAAGTCTTTTGCCACTCCTATAGGTCCTAAATTTTTACTAATCCATTCTCTGACAACGGGTTCAGAAGCTTTCCACATGTTAAAACTGGGGTCTAATGTGCGAGCAACACCCTCCACGACAACCATTGTTTTTTGCAGTAAGAGAAGTTCGGGTCTCGTTTGCATGTCAAATAGTTCAGTGACTTCAAACAACAATGTGAGCAACTTAGCCATGGAAATGCTTTGTGCTGATTGTCCGTGAATTGGTTCACCAATCGCGCGGTTGGCTTGCGCAAAGCTTTCAATATTATGGTGTGAAGGAACATAGCCTGCTTCAAAGTGAGCACGGGCTACCCGATGGTAATCGCGGGTAATAAAGCCATAAAGAATTTCAGCAAGGAAATGTTTTTCTTTTTTGCCAAGCCTTCCTGTAATCCCTAGATCAACAGCAACAATACATCCATTTGAGTCTACAAATAAATTACCAGGATGCATATCAGCATGAAAAAAACCATCACGCAATGTGTGGCGTAGAAAAGATTGAATAAGCGTAATGGCAAGCGCCTTTAGATCAAAACCAGCTTCTTTGAGCTTGGAAATTTCGGATATTCTTATACCATCAATCCACTCCATGGTGAGAACATTACGCCCTGTTCGTTCCCAATCAATCTTTGGCACTCGAAACCCCGTATCCTGTTGAATATTTTCAGCCATTTCAGATATGGCTGCTGCTTCTAAGCGTAAATCCATTTCAAGTCGTGTTGTTTGTGCTAAAGTATCTACCACACGAACAGGACGCAGCCTTCGAGAGGCAGGGATATAACGCTCTTGTAAATGCGCAATGAGATAGAAACCTCTAAGATCTTTAGAAAAACGCGCGCGGATATTAGGACGGATAACTTTTACGGCACATTTATTCGTATGACCGGTTTCATCACGATATTCAGCAGGATGAACCTGAGCGATAGAAGCAGCGGCAATGGGGGGATAAAAATTGATGAATAAATCATCAATAGAACGACCAAGAGAATTTTCAATTTGAGTAATAGCGGCAGTGCAAGAAAATGTTTCAACACGATCTTGGAGTTGTGACAAATCGTCTGCAACATTCCGTCCGACAATATCAGGTCTTGTGGCAAGAAATTGACCAAGTTTTATGTAAGAGGGTCCAAGCTTATTAATGGCATACGAAATATTTTCAGATCGCTGTTTCTTTTTTGTTTTGCGCCGTGCTAATCCACGCGCTATACGATGACATAATGCTGGAAACCCTTGAAGATCATCGTGAGGTAGAGCACTCAAAACACCTTCACGTGCTAAAACCCATCCTGCACGCATCAATTGAAAGTAAGGAGAAATTTGCACCATTTTTAAATTTTCCAACCTGAATGCAGTGCTGCAATCGCACCGGTGAGATTGCGGTACGATACACGCGAAAATCCCGCTTGCTTGATCATATAGGCAAAATCATCTTGTTTAGGAAACTTGCGGATAGATTCAACCAAATAACGATAAGCATCACCATCATTTGCAATAAATTGCCCCAGCTTAGGGATAGCATGGAAAGACCAAAGATCATAAATTTTATCGAGCCAAGGCATCTCGACATTTGAAAATTCTAAACATAAGAAACGTCCACCGGGCTTTAGAACACGAAAAGCTTCTCTAAGAGCTTTGTCAATATGAGGTACATTGCGAATTCCAAAGGCAATAGTATAGGCATCAAAGCTTTGATTTTCAAAGGGCAAATGTTCTGCATTGGCTTCAACAAAATCCATCAGAGGAGCAAGACCATTTTTTTGTGCGCGTTGTTTTCCAACATTAAGCATTGAGCCATTAATATCAAGAACCGTAGCATGGGCTTTTTGGCGTGAAGCATTAAGAATGCGAAAAGCAATATCACCTGTACCACCAGCCACATCAAGAACTCTCCAATGAGAAAGTGCCGGTGGAGAAAGCCATGCAACCATAGAGTTTTTCCAAAAACGGTGTAGTCCTAACGATAAGATATCATTCATCTTATCATAATTTTCAGCAACAGAATGAAACACACCATCCACCATGGACTGTTTTTGTGCTTCATCAACTCTTGTGAAACCAAAAGAGTGTTCCATACCACCCTTAGCTCCGACGCGTTCTGTTTCAGCTGCCATATCATGACCTTCCTTATTTTTCTTTTATCGTAAATGAAAGAGAGAGGGAATGTTCAAATACGAAAAAACAATGTATAAAACCACGACGTTTATACAGCCAAAAACAGAAGAGTACCTTTAGATATCAAGATTAGCAACGCTTAAGGCATTATCTTGAATAAAAATACGTCTAGGCTCAACTTCATCACCCATGAGACGAGAAAAGAGTGAATCTGCATCGGTTGCATCATTAATTTTTACTTGTAAAAGAGAACGCGCATTGGGATCAAGTGTTGTTTCCCAAAGCTGTTCAGCATTCATTTCCCCAAGACCTTTATAGCGTTGAAGCGTAATACCCTTTTTACCATTTGTAAAAATGCTTTCTAAGAGGCTCATAGGTCCAAAAATACGCTCTGTTTTATCTTTGCGGCGTAAAAGAAGAGGCGGATGATATAGGTCGCTAAAACTTTGGGAAATACGATCAATTTGACGTGCATCCGCTGAGTTTATAAGTGCTGCATCAAGCGTGATAACATCTTTAACGCCACGTAAAACACGTTCAAAACATAAACCCCTATCTTCTGTATATTGTCCACACCAACCTTGTTCCATATCATCAGCAATCAGATTAAGACGTTGTGCGATAGCATCTGCTATTTTTTGTGCTTTTTCTTGTGCTGCAAAGGCTTCAGAGTTAAAAGCACCAACAATGGCTGCTTGCTCAACAATATTGCGATCATAACGGGTATGAAGGCCATTTAAAAGTTGACGGAAGGTACGGGCATCTTTAGCGAGTTGATATAGATCAGCTCCTGCACGAACTTCTCCCGTTGAAAGCTCAAGTGTTGTTTCTTCTAGTCCCGTATCGATCAAGAATTCTTCAAAGGCTGCTTCATTTTTAATATATTGAGAAGATTTTCCACGCGATACTTTATAAAGAGGAGGTTGAGCAATATAAAGATGTCCCCGTTCAATCAACTCGGGCATTTGTCTAAAAAAGAAAGTGAGCAGCAGAGTGCGGATATGGGCTCCATCAACGTCTGCATCTGTCATGATAATAATCTTATGATATCGTAATTTATCGGGTGAAAATTCATCTTTACCAATAGACGTTCCAAGAGCGGTAATAAGTGTTCCGATCATATCAGATGAGAGCATGCGGTCGAAGCGAGCTCGTTCAACATTAAGGATTTTACCGCGGAGAGGTAAAATTGCTTGATTTTGCCGTGAACGTCCACTTTTTGCTGAACCACCCGCCGAATCTCCCTCGACAATAAATATTTCTGATTTTGCAGGATCACGCTCTTGGCAATCGGCAAGTTTTCCTGGCAGAGAAGTGATGTCAAGCGCTCCTTTTCTCCTTGTCAGTTCACGTGCTTTGCGTGCTGCTTCACGTGCTGCTGCAGCTTCCACCACTTTACTAATGAGAAGCTTTGCTTCATTCGGATGTTCTTCCAGCCATATTGAAAGACCTTCATTGACCAAATTTTCAACAATAGGGCGCACTTCAGAAGAAACCAATTTGTCCTTTGTTTGTGAAGAAAATTTAGGATCAGGAACTTTGACAGAAAGAATAGCTGTTAATCCTTCACGGCAATCATCACCGGTTAAATTTACTTTTTCTTTTTTGGCAATCCCTGAAGATTCAGCATAACCATTAATTTGGCGTGTAAGAGCACTTCTAAAACCGATTAAATGCGTTCCACCATCCCGCTGAGGAATATTATTGGTAAAACACAAGACCTTTTCATGATAGGAATCATTCCACCATAGAGCAACATCAACGCTCATACCATCTTTTTCACTCGCAATATAAATAGGAGTGTCTAGGAGCGCTTTTTTTGATTGATCAATATATTTAACAAACTCTATCAATCCGCCTTCATAATGCAATTCAACAGATTTAATGTCAGCGTGACGCTCGTCAACAAGAAGAATATAAACCCCAGAATTGAGAAAGGCCAATTCCCGTAAACGACGCTCTAAAGTTTCAAAATCAAACTCAACCATAGTAAAGGTTTCAGAGCTTGGTAAAAATCTAATTTCTGTTCCACTTTCTTGATCACAATCGCCAACAACTTTTAATGGAGCATCAGCCACTCCATGGGTAAAAGACATTTCATGAATTTTACCATTACGTTTGATTTGCAATTTAAGCCAAACAGAGAGTGCATTTACCACAGAGACACCAACACCGTGTAATCCACCTGAAACTTTATAAGAGTTTTGATCAAACTTTCCGCCGGCATGAAGTTGTGTCATGATAACTTCAGCGGCAGAAATACCTTCTGTTGGATGGATATCAGTTGGAATTCCACGTCCATTATCACGAACAGAACAAGAACCATCAGCATGGAGTGTGACGTTTACAAGAGTTGCATGACCGGCTAAAGCTTCATCGATAGCATTGTCTACAACTTCATAGACCATATGATGTAACCCCGATCCATCATCCGTATCACCGATATACATACCCGGACGTTTACGTACAGCATCAAGACCTTTGAGAACTTTGATAGAAGCGGCGCCATAGTCATCGCCTTTTGTCGGTGAGGTGCTTTGTGTCGGTGAGGTTATCTCATCACTCATAAGTTAGTCCATTTCTGTATTAAATTTACAATATTTTATCCGCTTTTTAAAAGCTCAACGTTCTGCTCAGTTATTTATGGAATAACCACATTAAACATTTACCGTATATCAGCGCTAGATTCAATATCTGTCGGTATATTGGAGAGAATAATAAAACGATATGACGCTATTATACAGTAAAACTCGTCACTTAGGGTAGTCATATAAGACAAGTGAGCACTTTTTTGATATATTTTAAGTATTTTTACAATGCGTGGTGAATATTCAGCGCAAAATTTATCTGTATGGCCTTTCGTTAAGTGAATTGCATGAATGGGAAGACAGAAAAATTTAAAAGTGTAATTTATCGAGAGAAGCTGAGTTTGAAGAAGATAACGTCAAATACTTATAAAGGCTATAAGGTTCATTTCTTCCAAATTGCTTTTTATACATTTGTTTAAAAAAATATATGAAAATTCTTAAAACTTTTAACAATTAAAAAAAGAGAAAGAATTTTATTTATGAAACGGAAGATATTTTGGTGAAGTGCGTTAGATAATAATTAAACAGAGTTTTATATTATCTTTGAAAAATGGGGGAGAGATTTTGAAAATAAGGAAACCTATACATGTAAAACATCTTCAATGGCATTTACGGTATTTTTTACCCCATAATTTATACACTCTTTTTATTCGCATTTTATTTGTTGCAGGGGGATTTTTATTTTGCTCTTACGCAGAAGCTGACATAGCTGGAAGGTTGCCTTCTTTTTTTGATTCGCATGAATATTTTGTACAACCTGATACCAAGAATATCACTCGTTTACGTTTTGTAACAACTTTTGATTTTCCTCCTTTTAATTTTCTTGATCAAACGGGGCATCTTACAGGTTATAATATCGATTTATTGCGTGCTATTTGCTCAAAATTAAAATTAGAGGAGTTTTGTGAAGTAGAAGTGGTTCCTTGGAAAGAGCTTGTTGAACATGTCAAAAATGGTGGTGCAGAAGTCATTATTGCGGGTTTAAAAGAAACAAGTCAAACCCAACAAGATCTTGTTTTTACAAAGTCATATTTGCGCTTTCCTGCGCGATTTGTTGCTTCTCGACAGTTCAACCTTGATGAGCCAATAAGCAACCAATTGGTTCATTTAACCAGTGGCGTTTTATCTAAAACTATTCACGAAAAGCTCTTTCATGATTATTTTCCTAAAGCAAAATGGCGAGGATTTAAAGAGAGGAAAGAGCTCTATAAAGCCTTACAGGAGCATAAAATTGACCTTATTTTTGATGATGGATTTGCTTTATCGTTATGGTTCAAAAATCAAAAATCTATTGATTTTTACCATTTTGTTGGGGGGCCATATATGGCACCTCAGTTATTGGGTCAAGGAATGCAGCTTGCTGTTTCAAAAAAGAACGAAAAATTGATTGCTATCCTCAATTATGCCCTAAAATCTCTAGAAGAGGATGGTAAACTCACAGAGCTTTATTTGCGTTATTTTCCAATAAGTTTTTACTAATGAACAGTTTTTTAGTGAAGAGCTGTTAATCTTTCTGTTCCCAGTCGATAGGAGATGGCTTCTGCGAGATGATGACGTGAAAGATTATCGGATTCATCAAGGTCAGCAATCGTACGCGCAACTTTGAGAATACGATGATAAGCACGTGCAGAAAGATGCATTTTTTCACTCACATTTCGTAAGAGTATGGCGGCATTTTTATCAGGAATAGCAATTTGTTCTATAATTTTGGCAGGGCAATCGCCATTGGTTCGGATATGATCCAACCCTAGTGCTGCAAAACGTTTGGCTTGAATGGTGCGGCAACGTGCAACGCGTTTTGCAACATCGCAGCTTTTTTCTGATTGCTCTGGTTGCATAAGGTCCATTGCTGTCAAAGCAGGAACATCAATCCGTAAATCAATTCGATCAAGAAGCGGACCAGAAATACGGGATTGATAATCGATTTGACAGCGTATACCTTTAGCACAAACATGGCCTTTTTCACCTGCCATACCGCATCGGCAAGGGTTCATTGCGGCAATAAGTTGGAAACGAGCAGGATAGCTGATATGGTGATTAGCTCTAGCGATAACCGCTTCTCCACTTTCTAAAGGTTGACGAAGGGAATCAAGAACTTGCGGAGAAAATTCAGGCAACTCATCAAGAAATAATACGCCATTATGAGCAAGAGAGATTTCTCCTGGACGTCCTTTAAGTCCCCCACCAATCATTGCTGCCATAGAAGCAGAATGATGTGGGGAACGAAAGGGACAATGAAGTGAAATGGTATTATGAATCGTTTCTCCTGTAATAGATGCAATCAGACAGACATCTAAAAGCTCACGGCTATTAAGAGGGGGTAAAATAGAAGGTAAGCGTTGCGCCAACATAGATTTTCCAGCACCAGGAGGACCAACAAACAAAAGGTTATGGCGTCCAGCAGCACAAACTTCTAAGGCACGTTTGGCTGTTTTTTGTCCTTTGATTTCACAAAGATCTGGAAGTTCAGTTTCGATAGTATATTGGCGCGGTTGTGGACGTTTTTGAATTTGTGTCCCTTTAAAATGATTAACGATAGTGAGAAGTGTCTCTGGAGCAAGAATATTTATTTCTGCATTTGCCCATGCTGCTTCAGGTCCACATTGAAAGGGACAAATCAGTCCTTTATCGAGTGATACAGCTGTCATGGCCGCTGGTAAAACGCCATTGACAGCAGTCAGTGAACCATCCAGTGACAATTCACCTAAAATGACATAGTCTTGCGCTACTTCTGGAGGGAGGATTCCCATAGCAAGCATTAAGCCTACAGCAATTGGCAAATCATAATGTGATCCCTCTTTAGGCAAATCAGCTGGTGCAAGATTAATCGTAATTCGTTTGGTTGGCATAGAAAGCCCACAAGCATGGAGAGCTGCTTGTACGCGTTCGCGGCTTTCTGCAACGGCCTTATCGGCTAACCCAACGATAGCCATTCCTATTTTACCGGATGAAATCATAACCTGTACATCGACAGGAACTGCTTCTAGACCGCGAAAAGCAACAGTTGTAATACGTGCGATCATTTATCTCCCCCCTTTAGATTTGGGAGAGACAATCATATCTACGCATAAAAATCAAGAAGCATCTCTATGGCTTTTTTTATGGATAGATCTATATATGTACGCGGGTTTTTGTAGCGTTCTGAAAATTATTTGTACAAATTTAACCATGATAATATGGAGCGCAATAAAACATTTATAATAAGCTCAATGAATATGTTAAGAAAAAAACGAGGGTGTTTATATGACACAACAGAGAAGAATTTTGTGAAGATATGAGGGGAGGAGGACGTTATATATCGCAGAATATTATCTGATGCGATAAAACGTGTAAAGTATGCAAATTAGTTATATTTACCTTTATTATTTTATATTATTTAGAAGTGTGGTAGATGCAAAGTGTATTAAAGGTATCTGATTTATGGTATACCAGACGAGAATTTTGTTAAAATCAGAAACTGTGCGCAGTGTATTTATAGGTTTGTGTTTCGCTTTTTCTTTTCCACAGCCACTTGCTGCATTTGACTTTTTCGGTCTCCCTCTTTTTGGTCAGAAGAAAACAAATTCTTCTTCACATTCTGTTAAAAGTACAGAGAGATTTTATAAAGTTGATATTGTTACCCCACCAGGGGCACCACCGGAAGGCATAAAAATAGTTAAATCTGTCTCTTCTCTTTTTGCAGATAAAGAGAAAGCATCTGCGAGTTCTTCTGGTTTGTTAGCCAAAGCGCGTTCAGACTATCGTGCTATTCTTTCTGCTCTTTATGCTGATGGGCGCTATGGTGGTGTTATTAGTATTAAAATTAATGGCTTAGAAGCCGCTGATTTAAGTCCAGTAACGCAACTTCCAGCACAATCCAATATCGTTATTACGATTAATGCTGGCCCACAATATGTTTTTAGTATTGCAGATATTGATAAAGTAGCGCTTCCTGAAAAGCGTAAAGCGCATAAAATGCCCACAATTGAAGAATTGGGCTATAAAGTTGGCGCTATTGCCAAATCTGAAACCATTTTGAAAGCAGAAAAATGGGCGGTAGAAGGATGGCGTAAACAAGGTTATGCAAAAGCTAAAATTATAAAAAGTGATATCGTGGCTGATCATGCTGCGTTGCGTATTGAAGGAAGGATTGTCGTTGATCCTGGACCAAAGGCTCATTATGGTCCTTTAAGTATCCGTAATATAAGTAAGAAACCACGTGTCGATTCAGCTTATATCGCATGGATGACCGGACTAAAACCCGGACAGAAATATGATTCCGACGCGTTAGCTAAGGCAAATGAACGTCTTGCACGCCTTGGTGTTTTTCGTGCTATCAATATCCGTGAGGCTGATACCATTAACCCAGATGGCAGTTTACCACTTATGCTTATTGTACAAGAACGTAAACCGCGTCGTTTTGGTGTAGGGGGTAGTTATTCAACATTAGATGGGGCTGGTTTTGAAGCTTATTGGATGCATAACAATCTTTTTGGTCATGCAGAAATCCTTAAAATTGAAACAAAAATGAGTGGTGTTGGCAGCAACAAAAAACAATCATATAGTTTTAAAAATTTTGATTATCTTTTCGGTGCTACGTTTATAAAGCCGGGTGTATTCACACCTGATACAGATCTCAGGTCAGAATTAAAAATACAGCAAGATGTTCTGGAAAATTACACAACAAAAGCGATCAAAGGGAAATTAGGTATTACGCATATTTTCAATAGTAATCTATCGGGACAGGCTGCTATAGAAGTTTCAAATGGTTATTCACGTGATATCTATTTTGGAAGCCGTAATTTTACAACAATTGGTCTTCCTACTGGTTTGATTTATGATAGTCGTAATAATAGGTTTAATGCAACAAAAGGTTTATATGGTGAAGTTCTCATTGAACCCTTTTATGAGATGCGTTTTAGCAATTTTGTTGCAAAAGTAACGGCAGAAGGCCGTTCTTATTGGGCGTTAGGCGAAGGGGATCGTTTTGTTTTTGCTGCGCGGGCAAAGCTTGGTACAATTCTTGGAAATAATACAGCACAGGTTCCTGCAGATACGCTCTTTTTTGCTGGTGGTGGGGGCTCTGTTCGTGGTTATGCTTATCGTAATATTGGTATCAAAACAGAAAATGATGCGGTTGTTGGTGGACGAGCACTTATTGAGGGATCGGCAGAATTGCGTGTTTCTTTAAATGATAAAATAGGATTTGTCGGTTTTCTTGATGGAGG is a genomic window containing:
- a CDS encoding autotransporter assembly complex protein TamA → MVYQTRILLKSETVRSVFIGLCFAFSFPQPLAAFDFFGLPLFGQKKTNSSSHSVKSTERFYKVDIVTPPGAPPEGIKIVKSVSSLFADKEKASASSSGLLAKARSDYRAILSALYADGRYGGVISIKINGLEAADLSPVTQLPAQSNIVITINAGPQYVFSIADIDKVALPEKRKAHKMPTIEELGYKVGAIAKSETILKAEKWAVEGWRKQGYAKAKIIKSDIVADHAALRIEGRIVVDPGPKAHYGPLSIRNISKKPRVDSAYIAWMTGLKPGQKYDSDALAKANERLARLGVFRAINIREADTINPDGSLPLMLIVQERKPRRFGVGGSYSTLDGAGFEAYWMHNNLFGHAEILKIETKMSGVGSNKKQSYSFKNFDYLFGATFIKPGVFTPDTDLRSELKIQQDVLENYTTKAIKGKLGITHIFNSNLSGQAAIEVSNGYSRDIYFGSRNFTTIGLPTGLIYDSRNNRFNATKGLYGEVLIEPFYEMRFSNFVAKVTAEGRSYWALGEGDRFVFAARAKLGTILGNNTAQVPADTLFFAGGGGSVRGYAYRNIGIKTENDAVVGGRALIEGSAELRVSLNDKIGFVGFLDGGLVGEKAKFDFSQKIKWGAGIGGRYMTGLGPLRVDLAFPLKREKGDPRIGFYVGIGQAF